The following nucleotide sequence is from Streptomyces bathyalis.
GGTGACGGCCGCCCGTCAGGCCTACGACGAGCAGACGACACATCTGCTGGGCCGCATCCCCTTCGTACTGCCGCTCCGCCGCATCACGCACGAGGGCCTGCCCGCACCGGACCGCTTCCTGCACGCAGTACGCAGCAACCTCGCCGGGGCGCAACCAGACGGATGGGCGCTGCGGGTGCTGACCGCGGGGCGCGCGCTCCTCCTGATCGACGGCATCGACGAGGTGCCCGCGGACCGCAGGGAGGAGACGAGGCGCTGGCTGCGGGAGCTGACCGGCGACTTCCCCGGCAACCTCTGGCTGGTCACGTCGCGCCCGTCCGCCGCCCCCGAGAACTGGCTGGCCGGGCAGGGCTTCACGGAGCTGTCCCTCTCGCCGATGTCGCGATACGACGTCGCCGCGTTCATCAACCGCTGGCACAGCGCCGCCGAGGCGGAGCCCGGACATGCCGAGGCCCTCATCAGCGCCGTCCGCACCAACCCCGACCTGGGGCGCCTCGCCGTCAACCCGCTGATGTGCGGGCTGCTGTGCGCCCTCAGCCGCGAACGCTGCGGGGCTCTCCCGTACGGCCGCCGCGATCTGTACGACGCGGCGCTCTCGATGTTGCTGGAGCACCGCGACCGCGAGCGTTCCGTCCCGGTGCCGGACGGGCTGCGCCTCACGAAGGATGCCCAGTTGCTGCTGCTCGAGCGGCTGGCGCACTGGATGATCCGCAACGGACGCACGGAGATGGACGAGGAGGACGCCGTCGCCCAACTCGGCCGCTGGATGCCGCTGGTGGCGCCGGTCGACGCCACACCCAGGGAGCTCTTCCGCTACCTGCTCGACCGGTCCGGGGTGCTGCGCGAACCGGCGGAAGGCCGCGTCGACTTCGTCCACCGCACCTTCCAGGACGCACTGGGCGCCAAGGCGGCGGTCGAGGAGGGCGACTTCCCGCTGCTGCTCGACAACGCGCACAAGGATCACTGGGAGGACGTGATCCGCATGGCGGTCGACTACGCCCAGCCCATCGACCGGGCCCGGCTGCTGCGCGGTCTCGTCGCGCGGGTGCCGGACGAGGACGGTGCGGGCGGAACGGAGAAGGACGTGCAGCCCGGGGGCGTACGGAATCTCCTGCTGGCCGCTGCCTGCCTGGAGCATGCGACCGACCTGCATCCGCAGGTGCGCGAGGAGGTCACCGCGAAGACCTCGCGGCTCTTCCCTCCGAGGAGCATGGCCGCGGCCCGTCACGTGGCGGACATCGGCGGTCCGATGCTGCTGGGGCTGCTGCCCGGGCCTGAGGGGCTCACGGACGCCGAGGCCACGTGCGCGGTCGTGGCCGCGTCCCGTACGGGTACGGACGCCGCGCTGCCGGTGCTGGCCCGCTTCCGCGACCACCCCTCACTCGATCTGAGGCGTCAACTGGTGTGGGCGTGGCACCGGTTCGACACGGACGAATACGCGCGCGAGATCATCGCTCATCTCGACGAGTCGGAGCTGTACTTCACCGCGCACCACACCGACCATCTGCGTGCTCTGCGTGCCATGGGCGGCCGTTCGCGCATCCAGATCGTCGGCAAGTACCACCCCGACCAGCTGGTCGAACACCTCGACCCGCACAAGCTGACGCACCTGTGGCTGCGCGACGGCTACGCGCGTCAGGGTGGGCAGGAGTGGCTGTCGGCGTTCCCGCGCCTGCACACGCTCGTCGTCCCCGAGACGGCCCCCCGGTACACGGCAACTCTCCCCTCCCATCTGACAGTTGTGCGGGAGAGCGACGTGTTCTCCGTCGGCTGATGCCCGGTCGGCTCCCCGACCGTGGCCGAGGCGCGACTCGTCCGCATAGGCTGGATACACAACGTGATCTGACGCACACTCATCCGCTTCGCCTGTCAGCGCACTTCACCGCTGACACCAGCCCTGCCGGGAGTCCCCGAGTCCATGGATCAGCCCGTCGTACGTCTCGCCTCCTCCGTCGTCGACCCGCTCATCAGTCCTCTTCTCGTTCCGGGCCCGGTCGCCGCCGCTGCTCCGGCGTCCCCGTCGGGGCGGCTCATGGCCCATCTGGTCGCCTACCGCGGCGAGGAACCGACGCTGGGCCGGGCCGAACTGTCCGAGGTGGCCGCCGAGTTGGTCCGGCTGGGACTGAGCGGCACGGGGCAGCGGCTGCCCCCGGACGAGGAGCCCGGCGTCGCGACCCTCCTCGCGCACTCGTTGTGGGCGGTCGGCGACCTGGACACCACGGACGCGGAGGCCGTGCGGCTCGGGGCGCCCGCATACGCGAGGCGGCTGCACTCGGCCGTGCCGGACGCCGGGCCCGAACTCTCCTCCGAGGCCTCGTGGTTCTTCGAGGACCTGCTGGCGGCCGTATGCCTCCACTTCCTCCATCTGATCGTCCAGAACTCCCCTTCGCTCACCAACTCGCTTCCGGACCAGTGCAAGTACGTCCGCGAACTCGTCGAATTCGAGGACAGGGAGGCGCTGGCCGCATCGGCGGCCCGGCACCTGCCGGAGGACTCCGAGTTCGAGCTGCGGTATCTGCGGCACGTCGCGGAGCAGTACAACCGCGTCACCATCTACGGCATCGACCTGCCCAACCCCGACGCGCCCGACCACTGGTCGCTCGACGCGACCTACCTGAATCTCTCCGCCGAGTTCAGCGGCGACGGCGACACCGGCGAGACCGACGGCGACGGGGAGGGTTCCCCCGAGGGGAACGGCGAGCCGAACGACGACGAGCCCACCGCGTCAGGCGCCGGTGCGGGAGGGGCCGCCCCCGTCATGACCGCGGACCGCGCACTGGCCAGGCACAAACGCGTGCTGCTGCGGGGAGTCGCGGGCTCGGGCAAGACCACCCTCATCCAGTGGCTGGCCGTCTCCACCGCACGCGCGGCCCTCCCCGAGGAACTGCAGACGCTGCACGACCGCATACCTTTCGTGCTGCCCGTGCGCCGCTTCGCCACCGAAGGGTTCCCGGCGCCCGAGGAGTTCCTGTCGGCCGTGCACCATCCGCTCGCGGCGGAGGCACCGGACGGCTGGGTCGAACGCGTACTGGCCTCGGAGCGCGGCCTGCTTCTCGTCGACGGCATCGACGAGGCGCCGGAGCCCCAACGCGAGGCGGTCCACGTCCAGTTACGCCCGCTGCTGCAGAGGTACTCCGGCAACCTCTGCCTCGTCACCTCGCGCCCGCCGGCCGTGGACGCGGACTGGCTGGCCGAGGACGGCTTCACGGAACTCACGCTCGCCCCGATGAACCGCGACCAGGTCGCGGCCTTCATCACCGCCTGGCACACCGCGGCACGCACCGACGAGGGCAAGGACCACGCCCGCCTGAACGAGTACAAGGAAATGCTGCTGCGGTCCATCCCGCTCTTCCGCGAGCTGCGCGTACTCGCCACCAATCCGCTGATGTGCGGGCTGATCTGCGCCCTGAACCGCGACAGGTCCGGCTCCATGCCCAAGGGCCGCGGGGAGCTGTACGACGCGGCGATGAAGATGCTGCTGGAGCGCCGCGACCCCGAGAGGCGCGTCCAGGCGGACACGATCGTCCTGCCGCGTGCTCCCCGCGAGACCCTGCTGCGCAAGCTCGCTTTCCGCATGCTGACCGACGAGCGCACCGTGCTCGACCGCGCGGGCGCGCTACGGGAGATCGCGCACCACCTCCCGGCCCTGCCCAAGGTCGCGGGGCAGGGGAACCCCGAGCAGATCTTCGACCACTTGCTGGAGCGCACGGGGCTGCTGCGCGAACAGGCGGACAGGTCAGTGGAGTTCGTGCACCGCACGGTTCAGGACTACCTGGCGGCGAAGGAAGCGGTGGAGCAGGGCAGTCTGGACCTGCTGCTGGAGCACGCGCACGAGCCGGAGTGGGAGGAAGTCTTCCGCATGGCGGTCGCCCACGCCCGCCCGCGTGAGTGCGCGACGCTGCTGCAGGGACTCCTCGCCCCCGGAGCGATCGGGATGAAGCGGACGCGGCGGCGGCTGCTCGCGGCGGCGTGCCTGGAGTACGTCACCGAGCTGGACCCGGAGACCCACGCCCGCGTACGCCGCGAGACGCAGAACATGGTCTCGCCCACCGACGACCGAGGCGCCCGCGGACTCGGCTGGGTCGGCCCGATCGTGCTGGAGATGATCCCCGACCCGGCGTCGGTGACCGACGAGAAGGCGTACCGGCTGGCCCTCACCGTGACGCGCATCGAGGACGACGCCGCCGTCGACTACCTGGCCCGGATGCGGCACCGCAAATCGCTGAAGGTGCGCACCGAACTCGCCCGCGGCTGGCGCAACTTCGAGACCGAGCGGTACGCGGCCGAGGTCATCCGGCACCTCGACCCGGAAGGGCTCTTCTTCCCCGTCGCCGACCGGGCCGAGCTGAGGGAGTTGCGGAAGCTGGGCGGCAGGGAGCGGGTGAAGATCGTCGGCCGGTTCACACCGGGTGAGCTGCTGGACGGGCTCGTGGCCGACCGGCTCACCCATCTGTGGATCGCCTTCGACCTGGGCGCGGGCATGAAGATGGGGTGGCTGAGCTCGTTCCCGTCGCTGACCGCGCTGCGCGTGGATCCGCGGCTGCCACCGGTGACCGACGTACCGGACGGCATACGCGTCATCGAGCACCCGGCGTGAACCGCGAGAAGTCCCCCGCCACTCGGTGACGGGGGACTTCTCGCGGTTGGCCTGAGGCCTTACGCCTCCTTGGAGAGGTTGGGGCCACCGCCCGCCGCCGACTCCACCGGAGGTGCGTCGGGCAGGGCGGCCTTCTCCTCGCCGCGGAAGGTGAACTTCTTGTCCTCGTCGGTCTCACCCTCGGTGTCCACGACCACGATGTGGCCGGGACGCAGATCACCGAAGAGGATCTTCTCGGACAGCTGGTCCTCGATCTCGCGCTGGATCGTCCGGCGCAGCGGCCGGGCGCCCATCACGGGGTCGTAGCCCCGCTTCGCGAGCAGCTCCTTGGCGTCCGTGCTCAGCTCCAGACCCATATCGCGGTCCTTGAGCCGCTCGTCCACCATCGCGAGCATCAGGTCGACGATGCGGATGATGTCGTCCTGGGTCAGCTGGTGGAAGACCACCGTGTCGTCGACACGGTTGAGGAACTCCGGGCGGAAGTGCTGCTTCAGCTCGTCGTTGACCTTGGCCTTCATCCGGTCGTACCCGGCGCTGACGTCACCCTGGCCGGCGAAGCCCAGGTTGAACCCCTTGGAGATGTCCCGGGTGCCGAGGTTGGTCGTCATGATGATGACCGTGTTCTTGAAGTCGACGACCCGGCCCTGGGAGTCGGTCAGGCGGCCGTCCTCCAGGATCTGCAGCAGGGAGTTGAAGATGTCCGCGTGCGCCTTCTCGACCTCGTCGAAGAGGACCACGGAGAACGGCTTGCGGCGGACCTTCTCGGTCAGCTGACCGCCCTCTTCGTACCCCACGTATCCGGGAGGCGAGCCGAAGAGCCGGGAGACGGTGTGCTTCTCGCTGAACTCCGACATGTCGAGGGAGATCAGCGCCTCCTCGTCACCGAAGAGGAACTCGGCGAGCGTCTTGGACAGCTCCGTCTTACCGACACCGGACGGGCCCGCGAAGATGAACGAACCACCGGGGCGCTTCGGGTCCTTCAGACCGGCGCGCGTACGCCGGATCGCCTGGGAGAGCGCCTTGATGGCGTCCTCCTGCCCGATGACGCGCTTGTGCAGCTCGTCCTCCATGCGCAGCAGACGCGAGGACTCCTCCTCGGTGAGCTTGAAGACCGGGATGCCCGTGGCAGTGGCCAGAACCTCCGCGATCAGCTCCTCGTCCACCTCGGCGACGACATCCATGTCGCCGGCCTTCCACTCCTTCTCCCGCTTGGCCTTCTGGGCCAGCAGCTGCTTCTCCGTGTCGCGGAGAGAGGCCGCCTTCTCGAAGTCCTGCGAGTCGATCGCGGACTCCTTGTCCCGGCGCACGTTCGCGATCTTCTCGTCGAACTCGCGCAGGTCCGGCGGCGCGGTCATCCGGCGGATGCGCATGCGGGAGCCGGCCTCGTCGATCAGGTCGATCGCCTTGTCCGGCAGGAACCGGTCGGAGATGTAGCGGTCGGCGAGCGTGGCGGCGCCGACCAGGGCGGCGTCCGTGATGGAGACACGGTGGTGCGCCTCGTAACGGTCGCGCAGACCCTTGAGGATCTCGATCGTGTGCGGCAGCGACGGCTCGGCGACCTGGATGGGCTGGAAGCGGCGCTCCAGGGCCGCGTCCTTCTCCAGGTGCTTGCGGTACTCGTCGAGCGTCGTGGCACCGATCGTCTGCAGCTCACCGCGGGCCAGCATCGGCTTGAGGATGCTGGCGGCGTCGATCGCGCCCTCGGCGGCGCCCGCACCGACCAGCGTGTGCAGCTCGTCGATGAACAGGATGATGTCGCCGCGGGTGCGGATCTCCTTGAGCACCTTCTTCAGGCGCTCCTCGAAGTCACCGCGGTAGCGGGACCCGGCGACCAGGGCGCCCAGGTCGAGGGTGTAGAGGTGCTTGTCCTTGAGGGTCTCCGGCACCTCGCCCTTGACGATCGCCTGCGCCAGGCCCTCGACGACGGCGGTCTTGCCGACGCCGGGCTCGCCGATGAGCACCGGGTTGTTCTTCGTACGGCGCGAGAGCACCTGCATGACCCGCTCGATCTCCTTCTCGCGCCCGATGACCGGGTCGAGCTTGGATTCGCGGGCGGCCTGCGTGAGGTTGCGGCCGAACTGGTCCAGGACAAGGGAGGTCGAGGGCGTGCCCTCGGCGGGGCCGCCTGCGGTGGCCGCCTCCTTGCCGCCGGAGTAGCCGGAGAGCAGCTGGATGACCTGCTGCCGCACCCGGTTCAGATCGGCGCCCAGCTTCACGAGGACCTGGGCGGCGACGCCCTCACCCTCGCGGATCAGGCCGAGCAGGATGTGCTCCGTACCGATGTAGTTGTGGCCGAGCTGAAGGGCCTCACGGAGCGACAGCTCCAGCACCTTCTTCGCACGGGGCGTGAAGGGGATGTGGCCCGAGGGCGCCTGCTGGCCCTGGCCGATGATCTCCTCCACCTGCTGGCGGACCGCCTCGAGCGAAATCCCGAGGCTCTCCAGTGCCTTAGCGGCGACACCCTCACCCTCGTGGATCAGGCCCAGGAGGATGTGCTCGGTGCCGATGTAGTTGTGGTTGAGCATCCGGGCTTCTTCCTGAGCCAGGACGACAACCCGCCGCGCGCGGTCGGTGAACCTCTCGAACATCGTTAATCGCTCCTCAGAGCGGTCAGGCAGTAAGGGGACGCTCCCCTCTCTGTCCTTCCGCAGCTTAGTCCCGCAAGCGGGGACCGCTCATTCCATCTGCCGACTCCGGCCCGGCTGCGCCGACGGCCGGCCACGCTCCCGAGGGAAGCACAGTCGGGCCTCCTTCCCCGAACAGCCGACAACAGTTCCAACCCGATGGTGCGAGACGATGTTCCCGCAGGCCAGGCGTATCCACCCTGATTCACTACGCCCACGGCGAACGGCTCTTGGGCGAATGGCTCCCGGCTCGTCGTCATCGTTCTTCGCACCCCCGTGTCACCAGGTCTTTGTGCTGCTGTCCGGCCTGAAGCAGGCGGGACCGACCTCAGAACCTTCTTACCCGCTCGTACTGACACTCCATGCCGGGCTTGTCCGAGTCGGCAGAGGGCATCCGCTGAGGGCGAACAGCCTTGCACCTGGCGCTTCTCACACGTGTCACCTTGTG
It contains:
- a CDS encoding ATP-dependent Clp protease ATP-binding subunit → MFERFTDRARRVVVLAQEEARMLNHNYIGTEHILLGLIHEGEGVAAKALESLGISLEAVRQQVEEIIGQGQQAPSGHIPFTPRAKKVLELSLREALQLGHNYIGTEHILLGLIREGEGVAAQVLVKLGADLNRVRQQVIQLLSGYSGGKEAATAGGPAEGTPSTSLVLDQFGRNLTQAARESKLDPVIGREKEIERVMQVLSRRTKNNPVLIGEPGVGKTAVVEGLAQAIVKGEVPETLKDKHLYTLDLGALVAGSRYRGDFEERLKKVLKEIRTRGDIILFIDELHTLVGAGAAEGAIDAASILKPMLARGELQTIGATTLDEYRKHLEKDAALERRFQPIQVAEPSLPHTIEILKGLRDRYEAHHRVSITDAALVGAATLADRYISDRFLPDKAIDLIDEAGSRMRIRRMTAPPDLREFDEKIANVRRDKESAIDSQDFEKAASLRDTEKQLLAQKAKREKEWKAGDMDVVAEVDEELIAEVLATATGIPVFKLTEEESSRLLRMEDELHKRVIGQEDAIKALSQAIRRTRAGLKDPKRPGGSFIFAGPSGVGKTELSKTLAEFLFGDEEALISLDMSEFSEKHTVSRLFGSPPGYVGYEEGGQLTEKVRRKPFSVVLFDEVEKAHADIFNSLLQILEDGRLTDSQGRVVDFKNTVIIMTTNLGTRDISKGFNLGFAGQGDVSAGYDRMKAKVNDELKQHFRPEFLNRVDDTVVFHQLTQDDIIRIVDLMLAMVDERLKDRDMGLELSTDAKELLAKRGYDPVMGARPLRRTIQREIEDQLSEKILFGDLRPGHIVVVDTEGETDEDKKFTFRGEEKAALPDAPPVESAAGGGPNLSKEA
- a CDS encoding NACHT domain-containing protein; protein product: MEPVTIATRIASAAVAPIVKKLFVQEGPGAGLTDRPVRVSSLVSFRGEKRTLTDGDLRRLAAELTERAVHASGPREGPCEETRRELADALTTALHSLGDLDMDDVQAVRLGPQGLARRLTVPRSLSADADAYFGPLLHTACLHILDFFSRRSTFIPRTLTEQTHQLDRLINTADLLLERVPARSAEDARFEQRYAEHIARRHGELTIYGLDFGHHREWRLDAAYIPLEITQDTPDAEGTQGGAQEQAQPLRSGAPLAADRILAGHDRVLLRGGAGSGKTTLMQWLAVTAARQAYDEQTTHLLGRIPFVLPLRRITHEGLPAPDRFLHAVRSNLAGAQPDGWALRVLTAGRALLLIDGIDEVPADRREETRRWLRELTGDFPGNLWLVTSRPSAAPENWLAGQGFTELSLSPMSRYDVAAFINRWHSAAEAEPGHAEALISAVRTNPDLGRLAVNPLMCGLLCALSRERCGALPYGRRDLYDAALSMLLEHRDRERSVPVPDGLRLTKDAQLLLLERLAHWMIRNGRTEMDEEDAVAQLGRWMPLVAPVDATPRELFRYLLDRSGVLREPAEGRVDFVHRTFQDALGAKAAVEEGDFPLLLDNAHKDHWEDVIRMAVDYAQPIDRARLLRGLVARVPDEDGAGGTEKDVQPGGVRNLLLAAACLEHATDLHPQVREEVTAKTSRLFPPRSMAAARHVADIGGPMLLGLLPGPEGLTDAEATCAVVAASRTGTDAALPVLARFRDHPSLDLRRQLVWAWHRFDTDEYAREIIAHLDESELYFTAHHTDHLRALRAMGGRSRIQIVGKYHPDQLVEHLDPHKLTHLWLRDGYARQGGQEWLSAFPRLHTLVVPETAPRYTATLPSHLTVVRESDVFSVG
- a CDS encoding NACHT domain-containing protein, whose amino-acid sequence is MDQPVVRLASSVVDPLISPLLVPGPVAAAAPASPSGRLMAHLVAYRGEEPTLGRAELSEVAAELVRLGLSGTGQRLPPDEEPGVATLLAHSLWAVGDLDTTDAEAVRLGAPAYARRLHSAVPDAGPELSSEASWFFEDLLAAVCLHFLHLIVQNSPSLTNSLPDQCKYVRELVEFEDREALAASAARHLPEDSEFELRYLRHVAEQYNRVTIYGIDLPNPDAPDHWSLDATYLNLSAEFSGDGDTGETDGDGEGSPEGNGEPNDDEPTASGAGAGGAAPVMTADRALARHKRVLLRGVAGSGKTTLIQWLAVSTARAALPEELQTLHDRIPFVLPVRRFATEGFPAPEEFLSAVHHPLAAEAPDGWVERVLASERGLLLVDGIDEAPEPQREAVHVQLRPLLQRYSGNLCLVTSRPPAVDADWLAEDGFTELTLAPMNRDQVAAFITAWHTAARTDEGKDHARLNEYKEMLLRSIPLFRELRVLATNPLMCGLICALNRDRSGSMPKGRGELYDAAMKMLLERRDPERRVQADTIVLPRAPRETLLRKLAFRMLTDERTVLDRAGALREIAHHLPALPKVAGQGNPEQIFDHLLERTGLLREQADRSVEFVHRTVQDYLAAKEAVEQGSLDLLLEHAHEPEWEEVFRMAVAHARPRECATLLQGLLAPGAIGMKRTRRRLLAAACLEYVTELDPETHARVRRETQNMVSPTDDRGARGLGWVGPIVLEMIPDPASVTDEKAYRLALTVTRIEDDAAVDYLARMRHRKSLKVRTELARGWRNFETERYAAEVIRHLDPEGLFFPVADRAELRELRKLGGRERVKIVGRFTPGELLDGLVADRLTHLWIAFDLGAGMKMGWLSSFPSLTALRVDPRLPPVTDVPDGIRVIEHPA